The Vibrio penaeicida sequence TCCATTGCTTCAAGGTTGGGATTCAGTCGCAATGGAAACGGATGTAGAGCTGGGCGGTACAGACCAGAAGTTTAACCTCCTAATGGGACGCGAACTGCAAAAGTCTAACGGTCAAAAACCACAAGCTGTTTTGATGATGCCTTTATTGGTAGGTTTGGACGGTGAGAAGAAAATGTCCAAGTCGGCGAATAACTACATTGGTATCAGTGAAGCGCCAAGCGAAATGTTCGGTAAAATCATGTCGATCTCTGATGATTTGATGTGGAGTTACTATGAGTTGTTGTCATTCCGCCCATTAGGTGAAGTTGAGCAATTCAAAACTGATATCGAAAATGGTAAAAATCCACGTGATATCAAAATACTATTGGCTAAAGAAATCATTGCTCGCTTCCACTCCGAAGCGGATGCTGATGCAGCTGAGCAAGAATTCATTAACCGTTTCCAGAAAGGCGCAATGCCTGAAGAAATGCCTGAATTTGAGTTTGATGCAGGGTTGCCAATTACGAACTTGCTGAAGGATGCTGGGCTAGTTAATTCAACATCAGATGCGATGCGAATGATTAAACAAGGCGCAGCCAAAATAGACGGCGAGAAAGTTGCAGACAACAAACTTGTCCCTGAAGCCGGCACTGCTGTTTACCAAGTGGGTAAACGCAAATTTGCACGAGTGACAATTAAGTAGAAATAACTTTTTTGAAAAAGCCCTGATTTATCAGGGCTTTTTTTATATTAGAGATCGTTGGGAGTATAGCTTTTAAATCGAGCGATAAACCAAGTTTCAAATACAAGTAAAGAGATAACGCCATATTGCCAATGGGTTCCCCATGCAAGCCAATACAAGACCGCTCCCATAGACAACCAGATAACCACTAGTGATTGGATTTTCTCTGCTTTTGTTAACCCTTGCTTGTTCTTTAACCGTCTTGAAATAGGTCCTAAATACTTATTTTGAAGCAACCAATTTTGAAATTTCTCAGATGTTGCTCCAAAGCAATAAAGCGAGACGAGCAGAAATGGAACGGTGGGAAGCAACGGAATAAATACCCCGATAAAAGCGAGCACAACCGTAAGCCACCCTAGAGCGATAAGGAAAAGGCGCTTTCCGTTTGAGATTGGCGTATCTGTGTGCACTTTTTCCATGTGAATCCAATTTGTGTGTATAAAAAGCCTTGTCTATATGGTGGAAGTATAGACCAATTAATATGTTGATTGTCATTCTAATTTTGATGCTAATGAGAATCAATATTAAAACGGTGTGCTGTTGCTCAATTGGTTGTTAGGATCTTATTAGTGCGACCAATTGGTTAGCATATATGTTGATTTTTAAGGAATTAAAGTTCCTTTTATGCCATTCGAATTTTTAGAGGGCGTGGTAAAATCCTCGCGCTGCAATCGTGCAGTAGATAGGAGCTTATCATGAGTAATGCCGACAATCCTCCCAGTAGTCGAGGAGAAAAATAGCTGCATGATCCTGAAATGACTCTCCATCGATTTCAAACTTCTATTTATCTCCCTTCTACAAGAGCAAGACTTCCCTTTACAGGTAACTGAATTCCGGAAGTATGTTGGTTGTTCATGAAATTTACTGTCTTTTGGCAATAGATACCGCTAATCGGGAGATTCGCAATGACAATATATTCTGAAGAAGAAACAAATACGGTATTCACAGTATTTAAGCAGTATGACCATGAACATCAGCTTTACTTACTTTCAATTATGCCACTGGAAGAAGTAACAGCGATTCTCATGCATTACTCAGTAAGGGAAGTTCAGCACTTTATGAAGCAACTCGAAAAGTGTGGTCATGATTTACGTGCACGGCAGTGCGCAATCCGGCTTGGCTTCATTCATTCTGAAGCTGAAACCGCGCAAGGGTATATGTCTACCAATGTGTTTGAACACTTTAAACAGCGTGTTGGGTGGATAATTGGATTAGCACTGCTAGGAATAGTTTCAGGGCTTATTATTGCTCAATATGAGGATACACTAAGCCAATTAGTGTTATTGGCAATTTATATGCCGGTCATCGCTGCAGCTGGAGGAAATACTGGAACTCAAGCTGCAACACTTGTCATTCGTGCACTCGCAACTGGAGAAATAAGAAAGAGGCAGTGGCTACAGGTACTTTGGAAAGAAAGCCGTGTGTCTCTTTTGTTAGCAATTGTGGTCGCGATAGTGATTGTAGCCAGAATCATGCTATTTAGCGGAAATGTGAATACTTCGAACTTTGAATTGGAATTGATCGCGATAGCAGTAGCTGTCGCTCTGTTTATTCAAGTCACCATATCTACAACGTTAGGTGGTGTGTTGCCTATTTTAGCGCGAGCGTGTCGACTGGACCCAGCAGTTTTAGTGAGCCCAGTATTGGCGTCTATTGTCGATATATCAGGCATTTGGATCTATTTTACCGTAGTGAATCATTTTCTAGGCTTGAGTTAATCAAGTCGCGATAAAATTGTTTCTCAAAATTAAATATAGGGGCGATAACCTTTGGGGCGTCGTCCTTTTTTACAGGGTGATAGTCAGTAACGAATTGAACAAACAGCGATGTTGGTTTGTTTTTTTCATCCAAAACATATCCAGCCATATTGTAGCTGCCGTACAGCGACCCACTTTTTGCGGTTATCCGACCGGCTATAGGCTTTTTCCTCATGCTTTTTCGATATTTAAGTGTGCCAGACTGGCCGGAAACAGGAAGTAGCTCTATTAAACCCAGCTCGGCATTATGTTTCCAAACGTATTTAAGCACTTTTTCCATATCAGAGCTTGTTAAGCGGTTATTCCGTGAAAGCCCAGAGCCATCTTCCAGTTGCGTATGCTCTAAATTGATGCCTGCTCGTGTATAAAGAATTTGTTTAATGGCTTCAGTGCCGTTCGAGAAACTACCTGGCTGGTGGTAAAAACGAGCCCCCATTGTTTTGGTTAAGTTGTCAGCAATTAAGTTGTCTGACTTACTCAACATTATCTTGAGTAACTCTGGGAGTACTTGGGATTGATGTGTAGCAACAATGATCCCTTTTTTAGTCTCACTTTTACTTGAGAACGAGCCTGCTACGCTGATGCCATTTTTAGCTAAGATGCGCTGGATAATGGCAGATACGTAAAGAGAGGTATCTTGCACCGCAAATTTTAGCGGCAGTGGCTTATCTCTCTCCTGTATGCACCCTGATAGGTGGTACTGATTCCCCTCAGAGGTTATCAGCTCTAACTGGCATCGTTTGGATTTCACTGCCACCTTATTCAAGCTAAGAGCATCGGTTGTGACATTGATGGGCTGGTGGCTTGGGACAAATACCGATGTTGCTTGATTGGATTGAGACGAAATCGACGCTTGTACACAGTTGTTGTCCAGTGTTATCGCACTGGCTGGAGCACTATAGCAGACGCCTAAAATGTCCCAAGGCCAGCCTACTGCTCGTTCGTACCCTCTGAAAGCACTATTGTCTAGGATGACGTTGTTAACAGAGGTTATACCTTGTTGCGTAAGCTGCTGAGTAAGAGCCGTTAAATGTTCGGTTCTTAACTCAGGATCGCCACTAAAGCGAATAACAAGGTTCTGTTCAACCATTTCAAAATGCGTTTCAAAGCGAAAATCATTGCCTAGTTCTAATTTTGCAGCCAGAGCAGTCAGAATTTTTAGAGTGCTTGCTGGAGGAAAAAACTGTTCGCTGTTTTTCTTTAATGCGTAGTCTCCGAAGCTGTTTGACACTAAAAGAGTGTGCCTAGAACCGTATGGGAGTGAATCCACGGGGGCATATGCTAAAGATTGGAAACTGATGAGAAAAAACAGGAATATTAGTGTTCGCATAATATGGGGTCAAAGATGCATATCGGTT is a genomic window containing:
- a CDS encoding YbaN family protein; amino-acid sequence: MEKVHTDTPISNGKRLFLIALGWLTVVLAFIGVFIPLLPTVPFLLVSLYCFGATSEKFQNWLLQNKYLGPISRRLKNKQGLTKAEKIQSLVVIWLSMGAVLYWLAWGTHWQYGVISLLVFETWFIARFKSYTPNDL
- the dacB gene encoding serine-type D-Ala-D-Ala carboxypeptidase; this encodes MRTLIFLFFLISFQSLAYAPVDSLPYGSRHTLLVSNSFGDYALKKNSEQFFPPASTLKILTALAAKLELGNDFRFETHFEMVEQNLVIRFSGDPELRTEHLTALTQQLTQQGITSVNNVILDNSAFRGYERAVGWPWDILGVCYSAPASAITLDNNCVQASISSQSNQATSVFVPSHQPINVTTDALSLNKVAVKSKRCQLELITSEGNQYHLSGCIQERDKPLPLKFAVQDTSLYVSAIIQRILAKNGISVAGSFSSKSETKKGIIVATHQSQVLPELLKIMLSKSDNLIADNLTKTMGARFYHQPGSFSNGTEAIKQILYTRAGINLEHTQLEDGSGLSRNNRLTSSDMEKVLKYVWKHNAELGLIELLPVSGQSGTLKYRKSMRKKPIAGRITAKSGSLYGSYNMAGYVLDEKNKPTSLFVQFVTDYHPVKKDDAPKVIAPIFNFEKQFYRDLINSSLENDSLR
- a CDS encoding magnesium transporter is translated as MTIYSEEETNTVFTVFKQYDHEHQLYLLSIMPLEEVTAILMHYSVREVQHFMKQLEKCGHDLRARQCAIRLGFIHSEAETAQGYMSTNVFEHFKQRVGWIIGLALLGIVSGLIIAQYEDTLSQLVLLAIYMPVIAAAGGNTGTQAATLVIRALATGEIRKRQWLQVLWKESRVSLLLAIVVAIVIVARIMLFSGNVNTSNFELELIAIAVAVALFIQVTISTTLGGVLPILARACRLDPAVLVSPVLASIVDISGIWIYFTVVNHFLGLS
- the tyrS gene encoding tyrosine--tRNA ligase, with the translated sequence MASIEAALAEIKRGAEELIPEEELIEKLKEGRPLRIKLGADPTAPDIHLGHTVIFNKLRTFQDLGHEVTFLIGDFTAMVGDPTGKNNTRPPLSREDVLRNAETYKEQVFKILDPAKTKIQFNSEWLSELGAEGMIRLAANQTVARMLERDDFKKRYAGGQPIAIHEFMYPLLQGWDSVAMETDVELGGTDQKFNLLMGRELQKSNGQKPQAVLMMPLLVGLDGEKKMSKSANNYIGISEAPSEMFGKIMSISDDLMWSYYELLSFRPLGEVEQFKTDIENGKNPRDIKILLAKEIIARFHSEADADAAEQEFINRFQKGAMPEEMPEFEFDAGLPITNLLKDAGLVNSTSDAMRMIKQGAAKIDGEKVADNKLVPEAGTAVYQVGKRKFARVTIK